The Arvicanthis niloticus isolate mArvNil1 chromosome 8, mArvNil1.pat.X, whole genome shotgun sequence genome segment GTATTGTCCCTGTTGAGAGCGACCTTGCTTATACATTgatggcctaagtcagccatacatacctactgacacaaagtcttggcctctgtgggaaagtactaaccctagaatagatagctatagatcttgtaaacaggtagccttggtgggaaagtaccagcctagataaaaacaaataatcataGGTCTTATGGACAGGTAGCCTTGGTGGTAAAGTACTAGCCTAGATcagaacaaatgaacaatagATCTTATGAACAGGTACATGGTACACCCTGCTTTTTCTGTGaactcttcacccagccaatatcctgttcctgagaacacctgcactccccagaaacaaagaagaccctatgtcatccccctccccacatcctgcttctatgtgtatataaccctcgtgtggaaaaattaaaatttgacagcttgatcagactccAGACTTGCTGTCGTTTCTTGCATACCCTCatgcccgcccccccccctctctcttccaggtcttctaaTCCCAGTTCACTGCCCCATGGGACTGGGGCATGTCCCTACAGTTACAGTTTGAAAACCACAAAGGAGACAACGTTATGATTGCTGGAGTTCAGGGACTTTGTTAAGATTGGGTTCCCACAGGGCTCAAAGAAGTTGTGAGCCTTAATATGGAGAAGTCCTTTAGTCACTCACATTCACGCTGCACCTTTTGTGACCTGCTTAAAAACTGTCCCTTCTCTCAACTGTGTGCATTTTTAAGGAAACAAAGACAGTCTtacatttttgcatttttcattacCTCCAAGTGAAACTTAGAAGTTAATTCACTCAAAGAAATCATATGATCACCTGGTAAGTGAGCATGGAACCGAACAGGGTAAGTGAGCAGATTTGAAAAATCAGGAAGAAAATATGTCACTTCCTAGACAAGGAAGACAAGTTCAGACTGTAGTTTAGGTCTTGCCTAAACTATAATAGGTACTTAATAACCACCTGTAAAATTCATTAATCAAATAGTCAATGCCCACTTCTAAAAATATGGAATCAAATATTCAGTAGAGTCATGATGAAAAATGGACTAGGTTTCAAATCAAGAAAATCTGTCAGAGACTGAGAATTGTAGCTTAAAGTTGGTGAGCTTATTTAACATATGTGAGGCCCTGAGATCAGTCCCCAGAACCACAAAAacaaggggaaagaggagagtcagaggagggaaagaaaggtaggaaggaagtaaggaaggaaggaaggaaggaaggaaggaaggaaggaaggaaggaaacttgTTTCAGATCCTGCCTCTACTAAAACACATTGCCTACATAATAAGAACACAATACTCATATGAAGGCACACAATGTGAAGATATATAAGGTTGCTGAGattattatcaaataaaaatgtgtggTGTGGCACAGAATGCTGGGTAATGGTGACTACTGTGCTCTCCATCTTGGTGAAGAATGTATGGTTTCTTGTGTTGCTATAGAATTTATTCAGATGGCTTTACATGCTCTTAATTGTTTTATACTTCTTGTAGGAAAAATACTCTTTCTTAGGAAAAGTGGAGGATGTGGTGTCTTTCATGGACTGTGGTCTCTACCTTTCATATCTTGATGTGGCCACAGATAACTCTGCAGCAGAAGTATCTACAGCATAGTTCTACCATAAATTATTGAGAAGCCACTTTTGCATCTTGCAGCATATTGTTGTAGAATAATCCCTTTATGTATTCTTTGTAAACAGAATCATACTAAGAGCTTAAGATAACCTCTAATGATAGGCATGAATGAAAACAAGCGGAGAAAGGACTAGAAAAAGATTACCCATAGTTGAAATTTCTAagtaaacaataataaatatatatttgcctAAACCATAATCAAAATGAAGGAGCCTGTGTCTTCAGAACTAACTGGAATTAGAATCTAACTCAATGTAGCATGACAGTTAAAGGCACACAGAGAGGTTACGGCCTAGAGGCATAGATGATGAACATACTGTaactttcttatctttttctataaatatattttttcatccCTCTCAGCAAGCAGTTGTCCTCTCTTGTACAGTTCACATAGCATACAGTGTCATAGCTCAAACCCTAAATATTCATACTTCCTCTATCCAAGAACTAACCCCACTTCACCTGGCCAGTCCCTGCCTTCCACACCCAGGTAACAGAGCAGAACAGTAGCAGAGATCAACTTGGATTAGAACAGAAAAGATTACAGATTCTATCACCGAAAAGAGGATGGTCATATGAGAACTTCCTACCTAACTTTATGGTGATAAATTAAATTATGGTAAGAGGTAAAAGTGACAATTTTTGTTGGGACAATGTGAGGTGGACATGGAGCAAGGCACAAGAAGAAGAGTTCCAGAAATTAATGATTTATTAATTCTGCTTCCTGCAAGGCTCATAGCTTGCTTTTTTCCCTTCATCTGTAGCCCCTGATAGTCTCTTATGAAAATCTATCCATTATGCTCTTGACATATGCTAGAGAACATCTATTCAACCAAAAGTTTCAGTGCTGCATGGAAGGAACTACCAAGTGATGTAATGCTATCAAACCTGTATTTCCTGAAATCTTATCTGTCTTTTATCATGAAAGCAGTTATAAGCAGTAGGTTGGTATTTTATCTGCTATGGTAAGTCTCCAGACTATGGAAAGAGTTTCTAATCATTTCTGGAAGTTCCCAGGAAATTCTCACTTGACCTGTGTGTTCTCTGGAGTCCAAAGCCTCATTGTTCTCTCGAATTCAGACTCCCACCTTATATTCATTCAATGACAAGTGATCTGGGAGAGCCACTTCATTTTCCTTAGCTTTCACCAATAGACTTCAATCCTCTGCCTCAGACACAAGTCAGTGGACTGAGAGGAATCCATGATCCAGAAAAGaagttttatatgtgttttttctTACCTTCTCTGGTATGCAGTTtattccacttaaaaaaaaaaaaaaaaaacttagactGACCTGATGAgcaaatataaagtatttataaaGCAGAGTGTCTCTAGTTGCTTTCTAACATCCAccataatgaaaacaaaatgactcTGTAGTACATTGCCAGAGAGAAAAGTCACCAAAGAGGGAACATACCTTTGTCTAATAATAGCAGAAATAGCTCCTGAGTCTTCAGTTAGATTCAATCATTTACTCAACAAATAAATACTGAAGACCCATGTAGATACTATTCTATGTATGTAgtaggtttttttgtgtgtgtatctgaactTGCAATTTTACATGAGTagattcaaataaaaagaaacaaagaaaaaaagaatattcctgATAATAGTTATATGGAGACAACATAATTTAGGAAAGTTTTAGATAAGGTAGTCAGAGACTTTCAAATGCAAGAAGCTATAGAGAGAAACAATTTCAGTGTGTGTGAGAAAATTCTAAGAGCAAAAAATGGTCATAGGAAGATATAAGGCTCGAGAGGTAAGGAGCAGCTCAGAAGACACTGTGGGCCATGATACAGAATTTGGAATTTAGATTGAGTCAAATTTAAAAGATCacaagttttttgttttcctgtgatcCTGTTTGTCagttcttgttttgctttgttttgttttgtttctgtacaAGACCAGTGGAGCTTTGTTGAGTGAAGAAATTATGATGTTTGCAGATGGAGTTAGTGGTGATCATGCTAAATGagataagccagactcagaaagacaaatattgtgtgGTTTTTCCCTTGTACAAATTGGACTAAATGTGGATGGAAGGGTGTTTAAAGGGAGAGGGGGAACAAGAACTGATATTGTCACAAAAGCAGAAGTACCATTATTTCAAGGCCAtcaagaaagggagaagagggaaggagcaTGGCAGTGAGGAGGTGAATTAGGACAAGGTGTGATAATGATACACATCTGAAATGTTGCTGTGGGACCCACTGTTTACATGCTAACCAAAAGCTAACTAAAAAAATCAGAACAGTTTAAGAAGGAAAGTGaacaaatttttgttttatattgaagGATAATTCTACAGGAGAGATAGAAGTGGTACTCCAAGAGGGAAGACTATAGGAAGGAAGGCTGCTCAGAAGTTAGTTGCAGCTACCCAGGGCAGAACTGTGAGTTTACGTGGCTCAGAGGTGATGAGGTCCACAGGTCACAGGGCCTACAGGTGATAGAGTCTGGTTTCAACACTGACTAAACAAGCCTACATTTTAGCGTCTGTTCCTACTCTTGCCAAGTCATCTGTTCTGATAATATCTCAGCTCTCTGTCCAAATGTTTCCTTAATACTTTGGAGTTTCCTGACCCAAGAACAGGGACTAggatgcatattttacatatcaaagcaatcCTGGCTTCtgggttctcccagcatccctcaatcCCTACCTgacataccctgcccccaaccctgaacttcctAGCCCAGGGGCTTGATTGCCCTTatcccagaggctcttccctatgTAATTCAGACATTTTGCCCTCTCTCtcaacctctccctctccctctctgccttcccttctccctctctccatccccctctctcaccccctctctccccatttccctccctcttcttccttctccctctccctccctctctctctccccctctccctccttccccttctccttcccttctctccctgtgggagccctttctctctttctcttctccctctctccactccatggtgacttccctggcctcagtCCTGGGGGCCAGAGAACTCACcaaagagcagcttcccaatacacctgcctttaatatattctaatctggcttgaattggctcattgcACCAGTAGAGAAATAACCTCTCAAATACAATTGTCTCTGGTGACGAACACTTGTATTACTATGCTGTGTTTTCTACATCTCCTAGAAAGACAGTTAACTGAAGTAATACTATGATATCAGATACTTGGTGTCCATGAGCCCTTGTTTGAAGTTACAgttaaaatatcacaaaaacattTCAAGTAAATCTTTACACTCATGTTCTCATCAGCTTTGTCTATACTCATTGTACAGCCATATGTGGTAtataacttttaaacttttttgaaTTCTTTCATATTTGTAGCTCAAGTAAACTGTCTTTGGAGTACTTTGTACATTTATACATTTGTTgagaactgaatttttttttgaaacttaagGAGATGAGCTACCTTAAACTTCATCTTACATAACCTAAATAGGTATCTGGGTGGTTTTCACATAGGATGGTTTTCATAGTAATGGACAAGTTCCTGGGGAAGAGAACCTCACTCAAATCCCAGTGTTAGGCAAGGAGCCATTAATTCTGTCAGACCTATGGGTACGATTCAACACAGCAGATAGACAGCCACACACAGTGCTGTGTATATGAAAGGAATCTAGAGGAAGACATGACTGTAAAAGTAAAGGGGACACAATGTGGTATTTACAAAAGCAGGAGACAAGGGGAAGAGAAGATAGGGTAATAGAGTATGAACAAACTATGTAGGAATAGAAATATGATAATGAATCATCTTACTGTGTACAACTAATACACGCTAATTAAAAATGAGCTGTAACAGAGCCTCTGCTTACTaagcagagagtgatggagaCCCCATGAGCTCTCTGATGATGTTGAGCTTAAAGCAAAAGAAGATAGTCATAAAGACAACAGATGGAGCAGAGAGGCACACTCATGGCAGGGGAACTTTGGCAGAGAGCATCAGAGAAGAGACAGGATGCCATAAAAGAAAACCATTTGGTACATGAGGCTAAGACTGGtaggtatttaaagaaaataccaaGGGAAGTTGTATTTTACCAAATggatctttatttttctctatagCTCTTTATACGGGTACATCCAATGGAGAAGGAAAACCAAACCAGCATCTCTGAGTTTCTCCTCCTGGGCTTCTCAAGTTGGCCAGGGCATCAAGAGCTCCTCTTTGCACTCTTCCTATGTCTCTATTTAACAGGACTATTTGGAAACCTCCTCATCTTGTTAGCCATTGGCTCAAACAATCACCTCCACACACCTATGTATTTCTTCCTTGCCAATTTGTCCTTGGTAGACCTCTGCCTTCCTTCAGCTACAGTCCCCAAGATGTTGTTGAACATCCGAACCAAGTCTCAGTCCATCTCCTACCCTGGATGCCTGGCTCAGATGTATTTCTGTATGATGTTTGCCAACATGGACAATTTCCTTCTCACTGTGATGGCATATGACCGTTATGTGGCCATCTGCCATCCTTTGCACTACACTACCATTATGACCCCATGTCTCTGCACATCTCTGGTGGCTTTATCTTGGGTCATTGCCACTTTTAATCCTCTCTTGCATACCCTCATGATGGCCCGACTTCATTTCTGCTCTGAAAATATTATCCACCATTTCTTCTGTGACATcaactctctcctccctctctcctgttcTGACACCAGTCTCAATCAGTTGATGGTTCTGTCTGTGGTGGGACTGATCTTTGTGGTACCATCAGTGTGCATCTTAGCATCTTATGGCCGCATTGTCTCTGCTGTGATGAAAATTACTTCTTTGGAAGGAAAGCTCAAagtgttctcaacctgtggatctcaCCTTGCTTTGGTTATTCTTTTCTATGGCGCCATTGCAGGAATCTATATGAGCCCTTCATCCAACCATTCCACTGAAAAAGATTCAGCTGCATCTGTAATTTTTATGGTTGTAGCCCCTGTATTGAATCCCTTCATTTACAGCTTAAGGAACAATGAGCTGAAAGGGACTTTAAAAAAGACCCTTGGCCAGAGCAAAATATGTTCCAAGTAATTTACACTTCTCTGAAAGGAATTCAACAGGCAGGAAAGCCTGctgatgtcattatttttattgtcattttaaaagcTATCATAAATACTTAATGAAATTTGTCTGGCCTCAATTTACTACAAATTCTAAAACTGACATAACCACAGATCATATCCATTTAAGCACTATAATATTGCATTGATgtagacaaatatttaaaatttaaatccatgaaaaatcaacaataaaatatgaaatcaacATTTGAATGTATTGTTAAGACAGAACAAAttaccagatgtggtggtacatacctgtaatcccagaactcaacaGAAATAGAAGGATTGTtaagagtttgaagccaacctggtctatgaagagagttccaagccagccagggttatataatgagatcttatctcaaacaaacaagcaaacaaacaaaaaactaacattACAAATTAATAGGGGTAAGTCTCACAAGAAGTATAGATTGTCTCACTTTCCCAGGACTGCATGCCTCTAATAATTGACAGAAGTATGTAAATATTGCTATGCATGAAAAACCTAAAGAATAAACTCACTATTGTGAAAAAGTCATATTAGAAAGACAATATGAGGTCAAAGGGTGAAGATGGTGAGGCAAGTTCAAGTGAAGCTGCAAGAGACAGATAGCACTTAATCTGCCCTTAATTTCGGTTCATTAAAATAGCTTGACAGGAAGGCAAAAAGAAAGTAGTATAGGTCGgcagaaagggtttgcaaccAACAAAAGTAGTATGTATAATGTAAACTCGTGGTAGCCAAAGCTACGTAGAAATGATGAGAATATTCAAAGGCTATGGGGAAGATGTGTAGGAGGAGCATGGCATTTAAAAGTAAAGATGATGAATAAATTAACCTGTATGGAGTTACGTCACTTAAGaacctagttaaaaaaaaaaaaaaagtactggacAGATAGTCATTAGGGAGCTTTAGGGGGCTTTATACTTAACATTTTTTGGATAGTGTTGCATGTATTTTCTATAACTGTTTCATTCTCTTATGTAAAAATGCAGCCCTTGGGCTAGTGCTTCATGTagcccagcactcgggagacagaggcagaaggatctctgtgagctcaagaccaacctggtctacatatatGGTGACtcatgtctgtaatttcagtaccAGAGAGGCCGAGCTAGGAACATCAGGAGTTTAAGGCAAGCCTGGGGCCATAGAGTGAGTCTGTGGActacctgggctacatgaaaccctataTCAAATGAATTAGTGAGATAGATATTGATACAACTCATTgtgaaaagtttaaagaaatcaaTAGAAAACTGGACAAATAATGTGAACCGTTATACTATAGTAAGAGAAGTATATaggaagaaaaaatgttttgagacagggtcttactacatagacctggctagcctagaactcactatgtataccatgctagcctcaaattcagggttctgtctacctctgccccctgagtgctgggattaaagacatgcaacCACATCCCATCACcaagaaatacttttaaatatatagtttCATTAGAAATTATAATATATCTAATACCTATCTACCtggaaaattaataaatctttcaAATTCATCATTGAGGAGAGTATTAATTAAACAGTATTGCTTAAACATCAGTGATGGGATCACAGATTGGGCAAACATTCTGTAAGAATTTGATTATACTTGACAAGGTTTGACACCCACAAACTCTACCCAGTAGTTCTACTCCATGGAGAAATGCTCATGCATGAGAAGAAGATTCATAGAAGCAGATGCTCTGTACAGGATGGGCAATGGTCTAAGATATCCAGTATTTCTATCTAAAATAAGTGTGTTAAGTGAGGATATAGCAAGCAAAAGGAAAGGTAGCAAGTAGCAAATAGTAAATGATCTTCAAATCAGGAGTTAGTTCACAACATCCAGCACAATTGAAGGGGGTATCATAATTTGCATAACAATTGTATATCATTAAATCAAGAGCTTACAAACCACTTCCATGAAGCAGAAATAGAATAAGGACGTTGGAGCAGCCAACGGAAGTTCTCAATTTAGCTTTCTCTTGGTGGATAAGCTTTGATCTTTCTGTTTACACTGCAGGCATTTTTATATCCTTAGATATAAAATCATGCTCTGCAGATCATGTGCACTGTTGGCTTTTCAAATGTCCAGATGAGCCTACATAATTTGGGCTTCATCCTAGGTTTATGTTTTCAACATGTTTTCTAAGACAACATTGTTTTCACATCTACCTAAGCATGTAAGATAGCTTCAGCCTTAACCTAGGGAGAACCAAGTTATGGGTGACTCTTGGGACAACAAAACATTAGTATTGACACTGGATTTCATGGAAACCTTAAATCATTCATCATTCAGTAAATAATACATCATTTTGTGTAAGGCACTAAGAATAGTGAGCAAAGCAAATATGGTTTTTGATTTTGTGAAGATAGTTGCGTATTATATAACTGGTAAGTTATATAATGAGGAGAAGGTCCTCgttatataactttatataactttaataattttaatcctTTAGAGGAAGCAGCATGTATGTTCTACCCTAAAAATGGAGTAGGAATTTAATCATGAAATTAGTAAAAGGAGAAAGcatttcagataaaaaaaaaaaaaaaaggttatggAGTGCTATCCTTTGGACATGTCTGTAGCCACCATGGAATTAGAGAAGCTATAATTATCCACACTAAGAATATCACAAGATTGGGCCCAATAATATCTCCTTATGGAAGGAGCagagtaataaataaaattcaatatatacacacataccacacatgcacatacacacaattataaattttatgaaaGTAAGCAGACATTCCTCTGCTCAAAACTAGTTCTACTTTTCAGAATAGTGGTGGGCATAGAAGGCATTGAataatatttctagaaaaaaatagaaaggggaAGACAAAATCAAGACAATTTTTTCTCTGCTATTTGattgttaaagaaaaatatataatatcattAAGTTGACAAGTACAGGCAATCAAGAAGGTTGCCAGTGGATTTCATAATGAGTGACTTGGCACTAGTAAAGTCCAAGTGGGTGAGCATGGTGAATCAAACATGCGATTGTAGCATGCCAGAAGACAAGGCAGAGAGATCATGAGCTGTGGGCCAGTGTAGGCAACAGAGtatgacactgtctcaaaaagcaagactCTCTCCCCCACAAAAGTACAAAAGTCTGTATTCAAAAAGATCCAATATTGCAACCCAAAAGACTTATGAACATGTAACAAGTGAAACTTCTAGACTTAATACCTAATGAATTGCAGACATTTCTGGCAGCATTGCCTGTGTTGTAACTTGTGACTTCACCGCAGGTATGCTTCTCAACACATAACATGAGCACTTCACACTATACATGCCATTAAGCCAAGTAATAACAACAAACACGACCGAAAATACCTCAGCTCAAAAATAAGACTATCGAGTCTTATGGATCTCAGAGTTTCTACTATACAACAAACTTTTCTGCTTTTATAGAAAGATAatttaattatgaaaaacaaaatatttttagatgtttCTACCATTGTTCCTCAGCATGTTTCAAATCACACATACTAGCATATCTCTGATCGTATTGTATTAGAAcgtttgatatttttattttctgtttgagttgctgacttgagtttcatttttttaaaaaaaataaaaattgctaaGTGGGTCAGACATGGTGAGGCACTTGtcatcctaacacttgggaggtcaGGGTAGGAGAATATgaagagttcaagatcatcctcaaaAACATAGTTTGAAGTCAACTTGgacaaaaagcaaaactaaaatcaTCAAATGAATTTTGGTTTGTGATTAAGACAGAATTCCCAAAATATCTGAAATGACTCTAAGCATACATGTACTACTTTGTACTACATGCTTTTGCAAAGTGGAATTCCTAGTATTgtcaattataaaatcaaaatattggtCTATTCTGAAAATCACTGAAGATATCTATGTCTTTAGCCTTTCTTCTATAATCTGTCTCGTTATCCTCTTTCCAACAATCTGTCTCATTATCCTCTGGCCTTGATGTCCCTCTGTATCCGTGGCATGTTCAGTCTCTCCACTTCTCACAGTATAATGTAACTAGATAATCCATTGATCCACACTTTTGCCTCTTCTTCTCAACAAATTCCCAAATAGATTATACTGCTGTTATCTCTCTTTCTGGcttcttggtatttttttttcctacgtTGAGACACTATGCTAGaatattaacaaaaccaaaataatatcatatatgtgagaatatatatttttattattttatatttgtatattctttCTGCCATAGTCCTTTTCTTTATCCAACCTATAAATGGATCTGCTTATGTTTTGTTTGTGATCAAAGCAGGAATGAGAATAAAGAGCCATCCCAAAAGAGGATATGCCCACAGATAGAGAATTCCTTGTTGTTATAAACAGACTCAACAAAGATTCTCTCAGCATCCTAAATCCAAAAATGCTGTTGAAAATGACTGGAGATTAAAAGGGTGACAGAGGTAAAGAAGACAATAAATGTGAGATAAATGTGAGAAAACTTTCAGTAGTACCTCAGAGAACTCACACTGAGGTGAAGCTCTATAAATGTACCCaaattctttgcatgaccccttctgTCCAGGGCATTCAACTGCCACTGAGtctgtaccttcaccaatggcctctcttggcctctctcagtctctctcagtgccaagcctcagctgctctccatgaccccttcatgctttcaaaatcagtaccacctgggtgactcttacatattaccaagtctGGCTGCCAACACAAGGTACAATTATGACCTCGTCTggaacacagtttctctgtgctctctggaaacacttcccagaagatttctcCTCAGTGATGTTGGTATCAtgttaatcactgctaatttcttagctccagttaaccaacatcaattgtcccagtaacacAAAGGTtccactttagtagttctggtatcttgttaaacacagctgattcttcagcacCAACTAACTAGAACCACAGAATCTTAAATCAAAATAGCAAATGGCCTTGATAGAAtttttaatcttccctctgaaatttcacaagccaggcctttCATCTTCTGCTCTGCTCCCAACATTCTTGTCTTCCAAGCTTCTACAGAACACTGAGGTTTCAACACTCAATGGTTCTTCTAGCCCAAATATCCAGTCCTTCCACATTTCTCTCccaaacatggtcaggtctgtcacagcaataccccattccaggtaccaatttgtcttagagttttattgctgtaatgaaacaccatgagcgaaaagcaagttggagaggaaagagtttatttggcttacactttcagacgatagtccatcattggaggaagtcaggacaggaactcaagcaggcctggaacctggaagcaggagctgatgcagaggccatggaaaaggctgcttactgtcttgctccccTGCTTTGCTCAGCCTTCGATCTTAtaagaacccaggactaccatccacgaatggcatcacccacaatgggttgggccctcccgcattgatcaccaattgagaaaatgccctgcagctggatctcatggaggcatcttctcaactgaggcttcttcttct includes the following:
- the LOC117714142 gene encoding putative olfactory receptor 1F12P isoform X1; the protein is MEPNRLFIRVHPMEKENQTSISEFLLLGFSSWPGHQELLFALFLCLYLTGLFGNLLILLAIGSNNHLHTPMYFFLANLSLVDLCLPSATVPKMLLNIRTKSQSISYPGCLAQMYFCMMFANMDNFLLTVMAYDRYVAICHPLHYTTIMTPCLCTSLVALSWVIATFNPLLHTLMMARLHFCSENIIHHFFCDINSLLPLSCSDTSLNQLMVLSVVGLIFVVPSVCILASYGRIVSAVMKITSLEGKLKVFSTCGSHLALVILFYGAIAGIYMSPSSNHSTEKDSAASVIFMVVAPVLNPFIYSLRNNELKGTLKKTLGQSKICSK
- the LOC117714142 gene encoding putative olfactory receptor 1F12P isoform X2, with the protein product MEKENQTSISEFLLLGFSSWPGHQELLFALFLCLYLTGLFGNLLILLAIGSNNHLHTPMYFFLANLSLVDLCLPSATVPKMLLNIRTKSQSISYPGCLAQMYFCMMFANMDNFLLTVMAYDRYVAICHPLHYTTIMTPCLCTSLVALSWVIATFNPLLHTLMMARLHFCSENIIHHFFCDINSLLPLSCSDTSLNQLMVLSVVGLIFVVPSVCILASYGRIVSAVMKITSLEGKLKVFSTCGSHLALVILFYGAIAGIYMSPSSNHSTEKDSAASVIFMVVAPVLNPFIYSLRNNELKGTLKKTLGQSKICSK